The following proteins are encoded in a genomic region of Flammeovirga pectinis:
- a CDS encoding OmpL47-type beta-barrel domain-containing protein — translation MKYLLLLPLAIGLLSTYNIYGQSPQKLNTELVQIQEEPEVLLASNNSPERLQHAKSVYVDNSGTYINKSLPLYLNFTTTKEEGAVSYSLNESEEVAPTDGLYLDTEGPNYIRSKWAVDPNSKEYFLPKREVKYEVIADSKAPVSKISFDGTRLFDNGVEAFYGKNLLMHLEANDKYSGVDKIFYSLDGENFHEYGSSMNLESEGQHIVYYYAADHVGNPEEVRTSTFKIDLTAPESSYTWKGLVYNENILSPSTTLRLSSEDAMSGLDHIEFSYDNSAFEEFTYQPITLDNLKDGEHTIHYKAFDLVDNEEVEKTVSFYLDKIAPEISHEIIGDQYVIGSTRFVSARTTFSIASSDNKAGVKNVFYSTNKGNNYTPYTDTPFTLKSEIGKHTIMYKASDNVNNQTVEKTVEGTETLFMDNIAPTTSLMYIGNKFEHRDTLFITSKTQIRLMANDSHSKVKDTFFTLNTGNEKDYSGAFTVNELGDQTLSYRSIDNVNNEEAPVEEKFFVDNEGPEIHYNMSIEPIGKHSEFDIYPSFTKLYLGATDTHVGTKEIRYSINGAAMQLYSSGSNLDISEKEHLKKDHHYKIKVVATDNLGNESKKTIEFYVGQH, via the coding sequence ATGAAATATTTACTATTATTACCCTTAGCAATAGGTCTATTATCAACATACAATATTTACGGGCAGTCTCCACAAAAATTAAATACAGAATTAGTACAAATACAAGAAGAGCCAGAAGTATTATTAGCTTCTAATAATTCACCTGAAAGATTACAACATGCTAAATCTGTTTATGTAGATAACTCAGGTACATATATAAATAAAAGCTTACCATTATATTTAAATTTTACAACTACAAAGGAAGAAGGTGCGGTTTCTTACTCATTAAACGAGTCTGAAGAAGTAGCACCAACAGACGGTCTTTATTTAGATACAGAAGGTCCTAATTATATTCGTTCAAAATGGGCTGTAGACCCGAATTCTAAAGAATATTTTTTGCCTAAAAGAGAGGTTAAATACGAAGTAATAGCAGATAGTAAAGCACCTGTATCAAAAATTTCTTTTGATGGAACTCGTTTATTTGACAATGGCGTCGAGGCATTTTACGGTAAAAATTTATTAATGCATTTAGAAGCAAATGATAAATACTCTGGGGTAGATAAAATATTTTATTCTTTAGATGGGGAGAATTTTCATGAATACGGATCTTCTATGAATTTAGAATCAGAAGGACAACACATTGTATATTATTATGCAGCAGACCATGTAGGTAATCCAGAAGAGGTAAGAACATCTACATTTAAGATTGATTTAACTGCACCCGAATCTTCGTATACTTGGAAAGGTTTAGTGTATAATGAAAATATACTTTCTCCAAGTACAACATTAAGATTATCTAGTGAAGACGCCATGTCGGGTTTAGACCATATAGAATTTAGTTATGATAATAGTGCATTCGAAGAATTTACATACCAACCAATAACGTTAGATAATTTAAAAGACGGAGAGCACACAATACATTATAAAGCATTTGATTTAGTAGACAACGAAGAGGTAGAAAAGACAGTCTCTTTTTATCTTGATAAAATTGCTCCAGAAATCTCGCACGAAATTATAGGAGACCAATATGTTATAGGTTCTACTCGATTTGTTTCTGCAAGAACTACTTTTTCTATTGCTTCTTCAGATAATAAAGCAGGTGTAAAAAACGTTTTCTATAGTACAAACAAGGGTAATAATTATACACCCTACACAGATACTCCGTTCACACTTAAGAGCGAAATAGGAAAGCATACCATTATGTATAAAGCTTCTGATAATGTGAATAACCAAACGGTAGAAAAAACAGTTGAAGGAACAGAGACTTTGTTTATGGATAACATAGCTCCTACAACATCTTTAATGTATATCGGTAATAAGTTTGAGCATAGGGATACTCTTTTTATAACATCAAAAACGCAAATTAGATTAATGGCGAACGATAGTCATTCAAAAGTAAAAGATACTTTTTTTACTTTAAATACAGGCAATGAAAAAGATTACAGTGGAGCATTTACAGTAAATGAACTAGGAGACCAAACGTTATCTTACAGAAGTATTGATAACGTAAATAACGAAGAAGCTCCTGTTGAAGAAAAGTTTTTTGTAGATAACGAAGGTCCAGAAATTCATTATAATATGAGTATTGAGCCTATTGGTAAACATAGTGAGTTTGATATTTACCCATCATTTACAAAGCTTTATTTAGGTGCTACAGACACACATGTAGGTACTAAAGAAATTAGATATTCTATTAACGGAGCAGCAATGCAATTGTATTCTAGTGGAAGTAATTTAGATATCTCAGAGAAAGAACATTTAAAGAAAGATCATCATTATAAAATCAAAGTTGTGGCTACAGATAATTTAGGAAATGAATCTAAAAAAACGATTGAGTTTTATGTAGGCCAACATTAA
- a CDS encoding beta-1,3-glucanase family protein: protein MKNLFYNFTTLILLFLSGSSYAQDAFPVVIENPSEYSNDELYVAIVGEDLSGVPGVHVWVDMKTGEQYPMNKSYNSMPGPVYGGNKNPDQTGLYADVFTKLSDIQDQTVLLNPIQGCRIFISVGEPLYLFFHGATGDPSGYSSPNHTDPTDPNQGIPYEIIELTYNQYGFFGNPTRVDSYKIPIGMELFGADGYQKKVGEVATHEAIVEKFLATAPQEFLGCVNPSTGEITAPSKTEPFSDGTIGTMPEVGLYVDYMKPYIDQIWEKYAQEDLIFDSGDAGVWQGRVNGGALELHSISTAFEGRSGIVVRKPTTQEIFEGKGVLDNVVQDPTTDLLVQAQLCAAINRHVVDVTTPNVGVQDWSKEEDYYQEFPYNFYAAFWHDRSISLDGLSYGFAYDDVWNYSPSVHTPAPSLLKISFGGYLNATSDTLTSIVINNTIDSLNLNGIHDYNVDAFNQNNEAMTIYASWSSTGGTIENNGSFSASEKGIYTITASKDGVSNSTSVVVYYDSTNVIIPDDGICSGSPENNDYTYKIEEAGATYTVTLIPNRAGVASQTAILYYGVNTTSGFGGNLAEANVPFDVIASEGDQLNFYYTYNVPEGGERNTADDMHSVTLGACSSVSTPPSTEIETPIVSISDITQNEAIVNWTDVSATSYQVLLNGTSLTTTSNLSYSLNNLAQNTSYTVEVIASANGKSKSASVSFLTVEDEVIPPTSNCNGAAANGDYAYEISNDAENPTLTFVPGRNGVGNNIIILYYSTSSLGNKGGNIITPNSPFQLTANNEDQVDFYFTYSVPEGGERNSAATPHQFEVGSCGPVIPDTEAPSNVTNLQSSDITHNSFTVSWNPSTDNKGIEGYDITMNEITVTTSATSYTFEELNPLTSYAVSIQAKDVSGLYSAAAIHNITTLEEPEIPVSEFNCDGDAGFTTTGTVDYYYTVAYEGNDVVIGFEPQRNSIGSSTRLLIVNGAGYPMDNDGDGTYSYTVQNTSSVDFYFVYNVPEGGERNGSTQRHTCSSSNARVNTLNLENEIALNVYPNPSDRFVNITIASDEEVILQLLNTNGSILIQDAFNTKTQLDISTLPKGMYLINIQNSSFNKTLKWIKK from the coding sequence ATGAAAAATCTATTTTACAATTTCACTACACTCATCCTTCTATTTTTGAGTGGTAGTAGTTATGCACAAGATGCCTTTCCTGTGGTTATCGAAAACCCTTCAGAATATAGCAACGACGAACTCTATGTTGCTATTGTTGGTGAAGACCTTTCTGGTGTTCCTGGCGTACACGTTTGGGTTGACATGAAAACGGGGGAACAATACCCAATGAATAAATCTTATAATTCAATGCCTGGTCCTGTTTATGGTGGTAATAAGAATCCAGATCAGACAGGGTTGTACGCAGATGTATTTACAAAACTAAGTGATATTCAAGATCAAACAGTCCTTTTAAATCCAATCCAAGGATGTAGAATATTTATCTCTGTTGGCGAACCACTTTATTTATTTTTTCATGGTGCAACAGGTGATCCTTCAGGTTATTCATCTCCTAACCATACCGACCCTACGGATCCTAACCAAGGGATTCCTTACGAAATTATTGAGCTTACATATAATCAATATGGTTTCTTTGGTAATCCTACTCGTGTAGATTCTTACAAAATTCCAATTGGAATGGAATTGTTTGGAGCAGATGGTTACCAAAAGAAAGTTGGAGAGGTAGCAACTCACGAAGCAATTGTTGAGAAATTTTTAGCCACTGCTCCTCAAGAATTCTTAGGTTGTGTAAACCCTTCAACAGGAGAGATTACAGCACCTTCTAAAACTGAACCTTTTTCTGACGGTACAATTGGTACAATGCCAGAAGTTGGGCTGTATGTAGATTACATGAAACCTTATATTGATCAGATTTGGGAAAAATACGCACAAGAAGATTTAATTTTTGATTCTGGAGATGCAGGTGTTTGGCAAGGTAGAGTAAATGGTGGTGCTTTAGAATTACATAGTATTTCTACTGCTTTTGAAGGACGGTCTGGGATTGTTGTTAGAAAGCCAACCACTCAAGAAATTTTTGAAGGTAAAGGAGTTCTTGATAATGTTGTGCAAGACCCGACAACGGATTTATTAGTACAAGCTCAATTATGTGCTGCTATTAACCGCCATGTTGTGGATGTAACTACTCCAAATGTAGGTGTACAAGATTGGTCTAAAGAAGAGGACTATTACCAAGAATTTCCGTATAACTTTTATGCTGCATTCTGGCACGATAGATCAATTAGTTTAGATGGTTTATCCTATGGTTTTGCTTACGATGATGTGTGGAACTATTCTCCATCTGTACACACTCCAGCTCCATCTCTTTTAAAAATTAGTTTTGGTGGGTATTTAAATGCTACATCAGATACTTTAACTTCTATCGTTATCAACAATACAATAGACTCTCTTAACCTCAACGGGATACATGATTATAATGTAGATGCCTTCAATCAAAATAATGAGGCGATGACGATCTATGCTTCATGGTCTTCTACGGGTGGAACGATAGAAAACAATGGTTCTTTCTCTGCTTCAGAAAAAGGAATATATACTATTACTGCATCAAAGGATGGCGTTTCAAATTCAACAAGTGTTGTTGTTTATTACGACAGTACAAACGTTATTATTCCAGATGATGGTATTTGTAGTGGTTCACCAGAAAATAACGATTACACCTATAAAATTGAAGAAGCAGGTGCAACATATACCGTTACATTAATTCCAAATAGAGCAGGTGTTGCAAGTCAGACAGCCATTTTATATTATGGTGTAAATACTACTTCTGGATTTGGAGGAAACTTAGCAGAAGCCAATGTACCTTTTGATGTTATTGCTTCTGAAGGAGATCAATTAAATTTCTACTATACATATAATGTTCCTGAAGGTGGCGAAAGAAATACTGCTGATGATATGCACAGTGTAACTTTAGGAGCTTGTTCTTCTGTTAGTACTCCTCCATCAACCGAAATAGAAACACCTATTGTTAGCATTTCTGATATTACTCAGAATGAAGCTATTGTAAATTGGACTGACGTAAGTGCTACATCTTATCAAGTACTTTTAAATGGTACTAGCTTAACTACGACATCTAACCTGAGTTATTCATTAAATAATTTAGCTCAAAATACTAGTTATACGGTAGAAGTAATTGCATCAGCAAATGGAAAAAGTAAAAGTGCTTCAGTAAGTTTTTTAACGGTAGAAGATGAAGTTATTCCTCCGACATCAAATTGCAATGGAGCTGCAGCAAACGGAGACTACGCTTATGAAATATCAAACGATGCAGAAAATCCAACATTAACTTTTGTTCCTGGTAGAAATGGTGTAGGTAATAATATCATCATTCTATATTATAGTACTTCGTCTTTAGGAAATAAAGGAGGCAATATTATTACACCAAATTCTCCATTCCAATTAACTGCAAATAATGAAGATCAAGTCGATTTCTACTTTACCTATTCAGTACCTGAAGGTGGAGAGAGGAATAGTGCAGCAACGCCTCATCAATTTGAAGTTGGCAGTTGTGGTCCTGTAATTCCAGATACCGAAGCACCTAGTAATGTTACTAATCTTCAGAGTAGTGATATAACACATAATTCGTTTACAGTAAGTTGGAATCCTTCTACAGATAATAAAGGAATTGAAGGGTATGATATTACAATGAATGAAATTACGGTAACTACTTCAGCTACTTCATATACTTTTGAAGAGTTAAACCCGCTTACTAGTTATGCTGTTTCTATACAAGCTAAAGATGTTTCAGGTTTATATTCTGCTGCTGCTATTCACAATATAACTACTTTAGAAGAACCAGAAATTCCAGTCAGTGAATTTAATTGCGATGGAGATGCAGGGTTTACTACAACAGGCACAGTAGATTATTATTACACAGTTGCTTATGAAGGTAATGATGTAGTTATCGGTTTTGAGCCTCAAAGAAATAGCATAGGTTCTTCTACAAGATTACTGATTGTAAACGGAGCAGGCTATCCTATGGACAATGATGGTGATGGTACTTATTCTTATACTGTTCAAAATACATCATCTGTAGATTTCTATTTTGTATATAATGTTCCAGAAGGTGGCGAAAGAAACGGAAGCACGCAAAGACATACTTGTAGTTCTTCAAATGCACGTGTAAATACATTAAACTTAGAGAATGAAATTGCTTTAAATGTGTATCCCAACCCATCAGATCGTTTTGTAAATATCACTATTGCTTCTGATGAAGAAGTGATATTACAATTATTAAATACGAATGGAAGTATTTTAATACAAGATGCTTTTAATACAAAAACTCAATTAGATATTTCTACACTTCCAAAAGGAATGTATTTGATAAATATTCAAAACTCGTCTTTCAATAAAACATTGAAATGGATCAAAAAATAG
- a CDS encoding BatD family protein — translation MVKRIVILCGLLIFCLCSYGQKPFATVSLNRTYAFEQQPIKATIKVYSPTWFTDGLEFGDLKVNDAFIIPFTNSVAGNAIINDHSYAMITYYYLIFPYKVGELEFPELEMTAFIPPKGDFEGKATTLRTRSKVIHVRSLPASDKAAFVANAAYLNDYWNKDFKTLKVGDVLERTVTVTGFKTIANFIPSISIDSVTYAKRYLNSNLTNQEIDDKKETLKSTRTEKYSYLFTKAGDFEMPGSEVTYFNPFTGKYKTVRSKAMKIHVDTSSNLGIVGSIADSLAALQPSIAIDNTPKVPLKEQIIAFVVGHKYQLLSFIIFLSIYKRLFRIIRFILFRFKEKRRVYLLSEEYAFKKALQKSRSKNPYLYLQSVYNWLLHTQTHQVSITQQAKDVGDEKAFKRHQELFKALNYKDLKKIPTSFSSVLTHLRNSMRNRKKKRRSKLEDWN, via the coding sequence ATGGTAAAAAGAATAGTAATTCTATGTGGCTTACTTATTTTTTGTCTGTGTAGTTATGGACAAAAGCCATTTGCAACGGTCTCTTTAAATAGAACTTATGCTTTTGAACAACAACCTATTAAAGCAACTATTAAAGTATATTCTCCAACTTGGTTTACAGATGGTTTAGAATTTGGCGATCTAAAAGTGAATGATGCGTTTATTATTCCTTTTACAAATTCTGTAGCAGGTAATGCAATAATAAATGATCATAGTTATGCCATGATTACCTACTACTATTTAATTTTCCCTTATAAAGTGGGCGAATTGGAATTTCCTGAATTAGAAATGACTGCTTTTATTCCACCTAAAGGAGATTTTGAAGGCAAGGCTACTACTTTACGAACACGTTCTAAAGTGATACACGTTCGTAGTTTACCGGCATCAGATAAGGCTGCGTTTGTGGCCAATGCAGCGTATTTAAATGATTATTGGAACAAAGATTTTAAAACCTTAAAAGTGGGTGATGTTTTAGAACGCACCGTTACAGTAACTGGCTTTAAGACAATAGCTAATTTTATACCCAGTATCTCTATTGATAGTGTAACTTATGCCAAAAGGTATTTAAATTCTAACCTCACAAACCAAGAAATTGATGATAAAAAAGAGACCCTAAAAAGTACTCGAACAGAAAAGTATTCTTATTTATTTACCAAAGCTGGAGATTTCGAAATGCCGGGGTCAGAGGTTACCTATTTTAATCCTTTTACAGGGAAATATAAAACGGTTAGATCAAAAGCAATGAAAATCCATGTAGACACCTCTTCTAATTTAGGAATAGTAGGTTCTATTGCAGATAGTCTTGCTGCTTTACAGCCTTCAATTGCTATAGATAACACACCAAAAGTACCTTTAAAAGAACAGATTATTGCATTCGTTGTAGGTCATAAATACCAACTTTTATCCTTCATTATTTTCCTTTCAATTTATAAAAGGCTATTTAGAATAATACGTTTTATACTTTTCAGATTCAAGGAAAAAAGAAGAGTTTATTTATTGTCTGAAGAATATGCCTTTAAAAAAGCACTTCAGAAATCAAGGAGTAAGAATCCATATTTGTATTTACAAAGTGTCTATAATTGGCTATTACATACCCAAACACATCAAGTAAGTATTACACAACAAGCCAAAGATGTAGGAGATGAGAAGGCTTTTAAAAGGCATCAAGAATTATTTAAGGCACTTAATTATAAAGATCTTAAGAAGATTCCAACCTCATTTTCATCTGTGTTAACTCACCTTAGAAATAGTATGCGTAATCGAAAGAAAAAAAGAAGATCAAAATTAGAAGATTGGAATTGA